The region CCAAAAAAACTTGTAACATATTAATAGATAGTCCCTTAATTGTAATAATAGTTTTACCtagaaaatttcaatttacTCGACCCAATTCACACACAGTAATAGATACCATGTGCATgagttttaatatatatactgttAATACTAATAGTCTACCAAAAGATTGTGCAATAACAATTGACCCATTTAAATAACAGAGGCAGATAAATTTGGATTTAGAAGGCAGCTTTTGTACGGCACCAGTACATCCGGCCGGTAGCTTGAGATAGTGTCATATCCTTTACGTAGAGCTACttaatttatatagaattGCTTCACATATTTTTACGCtaagataaaatttacaattgtGGCTCTGTCAACAAAGATAATCCGTTGACATTGAACAAAGATTTTATGGTTGTTTTTCTCAACAAGTTGGTTGAAAAATGTTACGGAAGCCATGCAAAGAAAATGAACTACATCAAGGAAGGCACACAAAAGAAGTTACCGTTTGGAACAAAAGATTCAATCTTGACCTCAGCAATATACTATATTACACCACTTTTTTACttggaaaaaataatggtgTTGTCACAAACTTCTTGTGAACAACTAGATCAGAGAAAGTCACTGGATAATAATGTCactttttactttaaaaaatgggCTGTCACAGAGTTCTTGTGACAAATCCTGATATGTCAATGTGAAGAGTGCTCACAAATTAATTCCTTATCATTGGCCAGATATCTCTAAATGctcttttacaaaattttatatataatctctGCCTTGTTTCATTGACATAACACAATTCAAAGGGGATAACATAATTAAAGtaaatttctctctcttgttcCATAATTCCTATCATTTTAGATAAGAGTatggtcaattttttttataactttgactattcataatttttaaattatttagtttgaaCATTctataataacatatatagataagTCTTAAAAATTACAGTGATAAAagtaaacacatatttaactTTCAATCGAAAATTATAGCTAAAGATATGTTTTGAAGATCGCATAATcatttagatcgataagaaaCATCAAACTGGATAGAGCAAGGACCTAGAAACTGCttcaccaaaaaataattaaattaaactaaGAGCCATCAAAAGGTggttaaaataaagaaaatcataTGGAGAGTCCAAATCTTTGTACATGTAGAATTGATTGGGGTAACTAACTAGCCAAAGCAACTGAGTAGATGTCGTCATGGACGGCCGGTTTATCCAATTTAATCTAGAACAACTGCAATTAAGCGTGCACTACTGTCACTATAGATGTACCGTGTTGGAGCCAGTTACTTCAGACTTGCAAATTAATATTAAGTTTTAATTGTCACCCTAATGGCGACATGCAGACCAATGCAACCATTTTACGTGGCCTGTTTGCTTTGCTTCCATCTGACATTAATTCTGACCTATGCTTTGTTGCTTGATGTCACTAGCTAACTGTAGCATATTCTTTTGCATACTAGTGTTAGCCTtttgaagttaattaattCACCATGGAAAGTAATCAAGATGTGTTCATTAGCCGGTCAGTCACTAGTTAATTGCTTTGAGAATGTCTTTTTTATTGGTGTTGTCGAAGAAAGATTAGCTAAGGAAAAGGAGAAGAGTAAAACACACATTAATATATACTGATATCAACTTACATTATTGTACAGTTTTAGTCCTCTTCAAACATGAGTAACAAATCTGAAATATGGAAAAGAAGATATGGGACTGTACAGGGACAGCTCCACACCAATGTTTTGAGTCTGACAACAATGctaaatatgcatgcatgtactttaaaaaaacaatgctaTATATCCATGCATGTTCTTAATTATAAGAAAACTTATTAGGAAAAACTAGCAATCAACCTGCCAAACCTAGCTGGCTAGTGGTCCACCTCAAGCTATTGCAAGTTCTTAGCACTGCTAGCTCTTAGAGCCCTATCTGTGAAGCTTAAGCTATTGTGAGAATCGGCCAGTACAAATATGGAAAACTCACCCCCAACTTTTGATTtatgcttttgtttatgcttataagttaaaattttattttcttaacattgaagttggagttgattttaggtttttttcgttgaagtttatttttccagcattaacttttagatcgctaaaatacatatagaaaagttttatgtgcaaattattttttgtctgcaaatatgtcgtttggctttttatcaCCCCCCTCAGTTTCTAAGTTTCTAGCTTGTGAttcattttcaaaattttataactacGCTTCTCAAAATCTAGCTGAAAAACTATATTGTTTGAGAAAGCTATAGATAAAGAAAGAAGCTGTAGCAGCTAGAAACTTCTTAAACAtggtacatatatacatatagcttgaattcattttttgaattatatatatatatatatagagttttgGTTTATATGAAAACATTGGTTAACACAAAATAAACCTTAGCTTGGTGCCATTTCCCCTGCAACTAAGGTAAGCCGATGACTGCATGCTGTGGGTCCACCAAGCACTTTGGAGTGGGCCCCAcacatgatgttttttttatgtggaAAGGTGTTGCTCAAAAAGAGGGGAGGAAACAACAGATGGTTAAGGTAGAGAGGTTGCCCTAAGCTAGCAAAGCTATcttttagctagctagctgcaaaaGAGGAGCAAGAAAAGGAAGCAGATCAGATGGACcaacataaacaaaatgcATCAATATTGCAGTGCAGCTAGCCACACGATCGAATGATTCAGTCGactgaaattaattaagaatacGATGCCCTCCAAATCCGATCctgcatgcagctagctatagcttAATCAGTAAGTCGAAccctttattattattgttgtttttttctgaTGAGAGCTTAATTAGTTACTTGCACGATTTGATCGGCGATAgagttcatgcatgcatggttggtGCTGATTGATCGATGAaattatattgtttgattattcAGGGAGATGCTGCGTGCGTGCCTGCATGAGTCGATGCATTAAGAAAGGAATTTATCTATCAGATCAGTTTAATTAAGTCTGCTCTTAGTTTAACTAGCTTTCAACCGGCGAATCTGCCAGACAGATTGGCGAACGAACCGGCGAATCTGCTCTTAGTTAAGCAAGATATTGGATTCGACTCGATCATCAGGGTACAGTGTTTTACCGGTGGGCTTGCCCTTCGTTTCGTTACGTTAAATTGTTGCTACTTTCGTTCCGTTTCATGctattatctagatttatacaCGTATCAGTATGTGTCTGTCTTATTCATATGTATCTATATAAGAACATAAAATCTTACAGTGTGAAATAAATCGGAAAGTATGTTATAATAGTTTTGTTAATTGGTGGTGTTGTAATGTGAtttttcaaaaaggaaaagatatCAACAAATCGATTAGCATACAATCTTATTTTAGTGAAGTTGTAGAGATATTCAAATCATGcataaatttagtatctctaagagaatgctaatattttactcTTCAAAATCTTATACTGGatccataaaaaaatgttgggtTTCATGGAAGTAATTTGGTGTTGCAGAtgttatatcaaatttaaagaaatttaaCTTAAGATAAATGTAAAATAACTTACGTTACGAAACATATATAGCAgtgatataaaatatttatagttgaatCGTGCGTGCTATAACACACGCATATAGGGAAACAAGTATAGTTTCACCACGAAACACATTGTTCTTCTCGCGAACACGCAAAAAACTTGCACGTCAATGTATTAGAAGAAAAGAAGTTTTGTTACACGACGTAATAAAAGCTAGACATGCCTGATGCATGGAAGGAaccgaaaaaaagaaaacaacgcACTAGGCCAAAGCTAGACAGGTCCCGGGACAAGAGAACGGAGACAGGCCACTCGAGGCGACTATAAATCAGACACAACTCCAGATGACGAAAGAGGGTTGCGAGGCCACACGACACTCGCAAGAGGCCCCTAAAGGTAGCGACACCAATGGAAGACCACAAGTGGCCCTCTGAAATGATGGACTCCAAAACCACTTGGATATAGGAAACTGCATAGTCAAAAATCATGCGGTTGCGTTCCTTCCACAGTTGCTAGGAGATGGGGAGGACTACGGAGTCAAAGCAGGCACGCAGATGCTTGGGCAAGCAGGCTCTACACGAGGGCCACCAGACTTAAAGCCAACCGCCACTAGGGGGAGAGAGGGTCGCCTAACCAGGAGATGACAGCACATAGTGCCAAACCTGCCTAGCGAACATACAACTAAGAAGGATACGGTTTGCGGTCTCGAGGTCCTGAGTGCACAAGGGGCAGCCCAGAGTGGCTATCCATGCCATGCTTGTGGAGTAAGTCGGCCATCCAATAATGCCGTTGAAAAGCGGACCAGAGGAAGAATTTACACTTGGCCAGCCCTTTGCGCGCCAGAGCAGATCGGCGTACGCAAAAACACATACCATTGCACGTTGTAAATTCCATCCAAGTGGAACGCAATCAAACTTGGGTACATACATACGGCCAGTGCTCAAGTCAACGGTGGTGTGTATCACATCGACGACAATCAATCAACGGTAGGGAAAAGGCAGGGTAATTTTCACACACATCACCACCGGCCGTCATCAAAAACCCTAACTAAAATTTCCACGTAAACACCAGCTAATTACAGTGCCGTCAATTTCCCGGTAAATTTTTCCTCCTGAAGAAATTAATCCAGTGTAGaaactaaaattaatcttaactgaaaaattaattaacccgGGGGCGAGTAGGTTGTTGGCAAATCGGAGAAGGCATCGAGCTGAAGCCACAAGATCGAGGCGAtggatggaggaggaagacgaggcggAGTTGGAGTAAACCTCACGCCACAGGAGATGCTATAAAAATGGCCGCTCCCttttccctcctctcctcaaACCCCAGCTcccatctctccctctccctctctctctctctgagctcagctcagctcgtcGCGCGTCGCCATGAACGTTCCAAGCAAATGCATGGCTCCTGCAAAgtaaaggaggagaggaacaagaagctagctagcagcagcagcttcacCTCTAACCTTGGCAGTATATAAAGctagatagctagctagatcgAGCTAGGTAGGTTAGGTAGACGGCTGCCATTAACGTGTGCTAGCTCCACTGAGTGAGCGAGCTCTGAACTTGGGCGTGGAGATGGAGAGGGGAGCGGCGCCGGTGCTGGTGAGGCATGGAGGGGTGGAGCTGCCGCCGGGGTTTAGGTTCCACCCGACGGACGAGGAGCTGGTGGTGCAGTACCTCCGCCGCAAGGCGTTCGGCCTgccgctccccgccgccgtcatcACCGACCTCCACAACCTCCACAAGCTCGATCCCTGGGACATTCCTGGTACAGCACATCGATCCAAGATCGTCTCTTTCCCCTTTCCCTTTGATCCACAGCGatgaatcgatcgatcaatcaattCGACGTGTTCAATTAATTCTCCAGGCGCAAGCGACGGGGAGAAGTACTTCTTCGCGGtccggccggcgatggcgagcggcggcaggtGCAGCAGGAGGCAGAtgcaggcgacggcgagcggcgggtgCTGGAAGCCGGCCGGCGGGCGGGACAAGCCGGTGGTGGCGTCCCGGTGCGGCGGGAGCCACCTCGTCGGCGTCAAGAAGGCCATGGTGTTCGTCCCCCGGCAAGGgaaggcgccggcggccgccgccggcagctgcTGCTGGGTCATGCACGAGTACAGCCTCGCCCTGCCGATGCACAACAAGGTGAGAGCTCAGCTACTGATTAATCATCACATGATTCCCTCCTTAATGATTGCTTAATTATATTCACTCCCTCGATCGACTAGTTGATAATTGTCGCCAATTAATTTGCCATTTTTCTTCCTGCATGCAACAACTGATTGTGTTTGTGCattgaatattttatttcttgacAAATCTTCTTGTGTTTCATCGATTGCAATTGTTATAATTTGCTAGTTGCATGCACACAATTAactcaagctagctagcttagcatCTCAAagtgctactactactactctaCTAGCTAACTTGATCAAATCTTTTGCATatcactatttttattaattattttgaaactACTATCTGTATGGCTTTCAAGACCATGCCACATGCTCTCCATTAGCTTAAAGCTGTATACTTGGCTTAAATTACTTATCAGATAACTCTGATAGCCACAGCATAGCTAGATTATATGCTCCATATGCAGATGACCTTTGTCAGAAGGTACAAATTAGTTAACCAGTCTAGTACCATGCTAGAATTTGCCAattgataaaacaaagaagaaaaactcAACATAAGCTTCtccgctagctaattaattttgGAGGAGCAGCATAGAGATCAACACACATGTTCCAGTGCACATCAAACTGTCACCAACATGCCCATTTAATTGTCATGATCAACAATAATAACTCGCAGTTTTAAATTGCTTCTGACGGTGGTTGCAATTTATCCTGACATGGATTGGTGGTTGTACTCAACCGGTAGTACTACTAGAGATGCTCTCTGCTCATCAGATCGAATCGTCTCATCAAGTTGTGCAGCTCCACTAATctctgctactactactactaaccACTCACACTTGCATGTATGTGTGCAAGACCAACCAACCCAGCAGCATCCAAATTAAGCTGACAAACGAGTAGTAGTACCTCTGCAGGCAATTAATCATGTTGTTGGGGTTAGATTAAGTCTTAATTAGCTAGCAGAACAGTGTTCCATGCCTGTTACTGTGTGTCTGAACAAGTTGAGCCTTGCATATATGTTCAATGCTGCTGTCCCAGTAGATAGACAGATTAGTACTGTGATCAGTTCCAGGCTACTGTTTGATGAGATGTGCAGTAGATGTTCATGCTCATTTTGATCATCTAGAGAATCTTGAATTTAAAACACCTTGCTGGCAATTAGTGTGATTGACAAGTTGTACTTGAATTCTATCTCTGTGGCAGATTtgcttctttatttttaatgcccTACAATCTGtataattatcttttttttaggaaattttatctttaatacACATAGATATAACCATCTGAACTCGTTAAATGAAGATTATTGTTACAGTTTCCGCTTCAAATACTTTTATGGAGTGGTATTAACTTATCAGTgcattttaatgtaaaattataattagcGTATATAGATCAAGTTTACATCTATAGTACATAGTGTAGTAGCTTCCTTCCTAGCACTGTGTTCCATTGCTGTTGCTGGTACGGGATGAACAGTAGTATCAGCACTATCAGTATCAGCATGACAAATACAGTACAGGGGACAGGATTTCAGAAAAAGACCATAGATTTGAACAGTTTTTACGTTGCTTAACCCCCTTTTTTTTGGTCCTTGAAACATACGAAAGAgcagaaaataatttcaagAAAACTGAGCCCAAAAAAAGAGATAGAACCCATGGAcagaaacaactgaaatttGTTCAAACACAGCTGGAACGTTCTTGGATGGATGAAGCTGACATCTTTCCGATTTTTGTGCGAACGACCTGCAGGGTTGCTTGGCTGAGGCTGAAGAATGGGTAGTGTGCCGGATATTTCAGAGGAGCAGCAGGTCGCCGAGGAGGCCTGTCGACCACGACGTGAGCCGGCgaacgacgccgccgtcgcagtcggcggcgtcgtcgtcgtcgtcgtccagctgcgtcacaAGCAGCTCCGACCAGGAAGAAGAGGTCAGCAGCGGCTAGCTGACGCAACGCAGCAACCAtgcagctgagctgagctgccTCTCAAAGAGAGGCTTGAGTGTTAGCCTagctagcatatatatatatagccggCCAAACCCTGAAAGTGATCTGCATGCACTTtaatttcttcttctccttaattatttttttccccaccatGTAATGTAATGTAATGTAATGTGACGGGAAGGAAAGCACtggattaatcaaattaaattaacaaaaaatgaaGAGTGCTCAAGTCTAAGGAAGCTTCTAAGGTTCAGGAGCCAGATACTTCATTAATCATGGCCTCATGGGTATCTATATGTAGTTGCTAGCTTAGCTGCATGCATCAGTGATCTCTTCTTTGTCAGTTTGTAACTTGCAAGTTAATTGTTCTTGTGATCTTGTAATATATTTCTCGGAGGAATGGGAAATCTGAAATCCATTATATAGCAATTAATCGTAACAGCAGTTAGCTGGTTATctcattctatttttttttctcttaagtTTTCAGACTCATGTTTTGCttaataattaaacatgtagTCTACATGAGTACTTGTACTCATAAACTACGTATATGTGCACATATATACAGGatataaagttataaagtGATCTTAGAAGGAAATGATAAATGTGCTTAAGAGTTTATCAGTTTGCTGACAAGACGACTTCAGTACTTTTCCCCAAAAGGACACACAATTAACAGCACTTTTAGCACAAGAAGAAGCTAGCTAAAACTCTTGGCAAATAAAACGTTGCTGTCGTGCGTGCACATAGACATGcaaatatatgctaattatgATTAGGTTAAGGATCAACATAACTAAATTATAGGAGTAGCTAGTGCTTGTCTGCTCTGCTTTGCCAAGAGAGAAAGCTGCACAACACCTAATGCCACCTGTAGGTGCTAATGCTTTATAGCCGTactgtataaaatttttaaatggttTAGATCCTCAAAAAGATTTTCACTTTTGTTCCTATTTAAGGAAGGGCCCTTGGTTTGCTTTGTGatctctatatatgtataagtaACTCCATTAATTTCCATCCCAGCTGGATTATTAATCAAGGCAATATAACTAATTCAGTACTGTCAGACAAAGCATACAATTAATTCTCTTGTCTGcaagaaaaattgaaaaggcAAAATTGAATTATGAGCTTAATTGCAATACCCCACACATGATTAAGCACACATAACCGTCTGAGCTAAGAGTATGTTCATAACATATATAGGATCTGTTTGGGAGTTTCTCCTGGTTAcagtttttcaaaaaaaagttgtttttgcCAGAAGATGCCCAAAAGGTCCATAGTTTAtaagaatctgtagttacagattctgaaaaatgaataTAAGAATCCATAAGCTGGAGAAGTTGGGTTTACGAGCTTTtgcagattctcagaagctagcTACCAAGTAACTGCTTCTTATAATCTAAAGCTCCTCAAACAGGCCCATAAAATTCTGCAAGAAGTCCACAGTATATATTCAGTTCATTTCCTTTTCAGCATGGAAGAACAGATGCTCCTCTAAACcggaacctaattaatcttgaTTGCAATAGGATAAGGGTGGCAGCAGACGAGTGGCTTGAGGAAGAGATGCTTTGCAATGTGCAAAACGAGAGAGAGACAGGTAGCCTTGAGCTTAGCTGAGCTTGAGCTTGATCTCATTCAGTGGGagtgttgtgtgtgtgtgggccCAATGACAGTCACTGCCTTAGCCAAGCGAATCCACTCTAGATTTGGCTTTGAATAATAAAGCCCATGTGTCACAGTCACCAACAGCGACCACAGGCCAGTGATCACAAACATATATGGTGAGATTTTGCTAAGCTAGCACACCCATTAGGTAGGCTTACCTCCATTAAGGCACAAATAATTAGCCACATAAATACTTTCTCATCACCtcttttttgttgctttttttaaaaatttttattacatgaaaaaacgCACAAACACATAACTTGCACTCACGTATATGCGATTGTGCCTCCTATCACactcaaaaaaaatgtctGTCCCCACTAAATTTCTATTAACAGCATaaccacatatataatattaaccCTAATGCAATTTGTTGCTTccttttttggctttttatgcCTTTTAGCTTTGTCCAATCCAACCAAATATTAGTGACTGAATCATACATGTATATGTGCAATTGTTACCTTTTGATATAtactatctaaaaaatatttaacagaATATATTCAGGTTTGGCTAATTGGTAGGTGTCTGCAGCCATCCATCACTTTCTGAACTGGCTGTTTTTTCCAatcagatggatggatggatagcTAGCTGCTCCCCAGTTGCCTGAATCCTCAGAAGCTAATCCAGCGCCCATTTGAGTGTGACGGGTTAATTATGGTACGCACTGTGCCGTCAGTACGTCGTCTACACACGTTGCTTGAGCTCTCTGAACTCGTCTACAGGGACAGTCTCGAGCACTGTCTGCAGTACTTACTCCACTGCTGTTCATGCACAACAAGCTACAGAGGTAGGATTACTCGATCATCTCGTGAAGCGAAGTATCCATCCATCCTGACCTGTAATTTTCAGGCAGCGTCTCACATAATCTAGCCTAGATCGCGATGAGAAATCGATAGCCCGATCGATGCATATCATCATCAGTGTTCAGTCTGTCCATCCATCATCCAAGATCCAAGGTTAGCCTCTTCTTTTTTCGGCgtagcgatcgatcgatcgatcgagccatGTGTGTCTGTGTTGATAGATGTTTACAGCTATAGCAAGTAGCAGTACTAGTAGCTAGGTTGCAGGTTAGGAATCAGCAGGGATCAGAGTTGAATATAGGACCAGTTGTGAAGAATGCGACATGGCGAGCTGGACAAGAACTGGACGGCGCCTGAAGAAATTGATCTGAATTTATACTACTAGATTCTTTTCAGGACTACTCAATGGTGTGCATGCTAGCTAATTTCTCGCAATACAATACATTGTGCAGCATCTGTTGCTTTCGATCGCGTACATATATTTCCAAGGCTTCATGTGTGCGTGCAGTGCTCATCGATGGCTAGCTCTAATTAACTACTTAACTACTCCAATTAAACTTCTTGCAGTTGAGGAGTTGAAATTCATTGCAGATTGAGGTTGCTGAATCATCATCGAATCGGTCGTTCCAGTTAGTAGTTAGCTAGTACTCAGGTAGCAAAGCCATGTGTCTATCCGTAATCACTTAATTACTAGCTCATCAGTTTATttcaacaatatatatataatcttcaGACTTCCAGTTTCGATATGGGTCATGAAAACTGGAGCAAGTCGACGATTGCGGCCTGTGGAAATTGTGAAGAAATACAGAGTCACATCAAGCTGCTTCTGCTATATTCCTTGAGCTAGCTAGATTCCAACACTGAGTTAGGAGGTGTTTCAGTTTTTCACTCCAGCTAGCAACTATAGTTAACTGCAGGACTGTATGCAGCTGCATCTATCGCCTCTCTGGTCAGCAGTTGCTTTCAGCCAATTAACTGAAtgaggccatgtttagtttctaaacaTTTCcccccaaaaacatcaaattgaactttgaacacctaaacaaatcattaaacataaataaaacaaaaaactaattgcacagttatgtgaaaaatcataagacgaatcttttaagcctaattagccataagtgctacagtaaccaacaaaCGCTAatgatgtattaattaggcttaaaagattcgtctcgcggtttctaattaaaccgtgaaattcgttttttcattcgtgtctgaaaactcATTttgatatccggtcaaacgtctgatatgacgttaaaaaattttcatttcctcCACCAAACCCCCCTAACGAGCATTTGCAGTTTGAATGTTCTGGTCCTGATTccagaagagaggagagaacagagaagagaagagataaTGTCTGAATGTGAGGGCATGTATGTATGCCGGGTGTCCGGGTAACTTCTCCGGCCACGCCACACGCAGCAGCAGACAGGCAAGCTTGCAACTCTGAAACTCTCAATGATTTTGACACTTGCATTTTTGAGTCAGTTTCAGTGACCAATTCGCATCGGCCTGCAGGTTAGTGAGTCCAACCACACCATGttcgtttttttatacatatattcagAGACTAATCACTTATCTACATGTGTTTAACTGTATCTTCCTGCGGAAGGACagagagatttttcttttctgtacACTGTATATTCATGTCGATCAAAACgtgatgaaattttttttctctatgacAGTGGTGATGCATCCAAAGTTTGTAGAGATCGACCGACCGAATAGATAAAGTAGCAGATGGAGATTTAAGAGGCTGTCTGTCTGACTGGACAGGAAGGATAGATCAGCAGATAGAACAACTGAAGATAAGGCCGATGGATAACTACAGTGCACTAGTGCCAGTACAGACCTAACCTAACAGTCAGTCACCTAATTATCAGTACTACCAGAAATCAATTATGCTTATGAGTGCTGATCGctacggtatattttttatcttaagaagataccactgttttctatgtaaaatatgATAGTGATACATGATCATCGGCGACTggttttcatagaaaaaaagaaaccggCCGACCGTGTGATTGTAGAGCTGTGGATGTATCATTCACTGCCGTTTaagtttttaaagaaactttgtGAGATTGGATATTTACTCTTGATATCTATATGTTTCAACATCATTCATCATGGCATCTATCAGCCTCAtccttttgcttatgtttatacttgtaAACCAAAGTTTGAATcttcaacttaaatttagagttgattttgagatgtttttatcatagtttatttttttattttttccttttatagcattaaggacacatatatacaatttttatcacaaattattttccttttgtaaaataccgtttaattttttttcatgaaaaaagtcaaacaatgaGGGCCTATataataattagctatagctTCTTTAAACCAAAGGCTTGAATAGATTCTATTGTCTAGTACaaaaatttgcatgttttcaCGTATATTCATTCAAATACTTATACAGTGTTGCACGTGTATACGTCTTCCGTTCaatcggaaaaaaaaaaaaaggaagccCTTTCAGACATGTAGTAAGAGAGAAGTCCAGTACACTGACGTTCAGAGAAGGCCACACTGTTGTTGTCTGTTTAATGCTTTCATGGGCTTGATTCCTCTTAACAATAGAGGCCCGGCCCATGTAAATTCAGCCTGAAGTCACCCCGGCCGTTGGGCCGGGCCTTCTGCACAACGGATGAAATTAAGCAGCTTCGTCATTTCGTTTCTGACtgtgcttataaaccaaaattttaatctttcaattaaatttaaattt is a window of Oryza brachyantha chromosome 8, ObraRS2, whole genome shotgun sequence DNA encoding:
- the LOC102704726 gene encoding NAC domain-containing protein 83-like, coding for MERGAAPVLVRHGGVELPPGFRFHPTDEELVVQYLRRKAFGLPLPAAVITDLHNLHKLDPWDIPGASDGEKYFFAVRPAMASGGRCSRRQMQATASGGCWKPAGGRDKPVVASRCGGSHLVGVKKAMVFVPRQGKAPAAAAGSCCWVMHEYSLALPMHNKGCLAEAEEWVVCRIFQRSSRSPRRPVDHDVSRRTTPPSQSAASSSSSSSCVTSSSDQEEEVSSG